Proteins from a genomic interval of Maylandia zebra isolate NMK-2024a linkage group LG15, Mzebra_GT3a, whole genome shotgun sequence:
- the r3hdm4 gene encoding R3H domain-containing protein 4, with protein sequence MVVLTNSNEEQDYILVEERKCTSLPSSPAKRVSPTKKKQFYINQAIRNSDLTPRAKGKKSLRRQENTRYLANLLEKDECSKDDLEVCSNPAIPSIFYEVCTNGNYVEPWNDFMNCSGEEQERLLSLLELEEAKKKNTNQLLKDQRNVNPAFTAQDCFQRIDRRLRATLRRKQIPMGTLEVLEENLLSFFNAQPHSVYTINLSSSFERLLLHAICQYMDLVSASSDYNGLRQTEVVNKQEEFLPPGLLLSAYLEQMS encoded by the exons ATGGTCGTTTTGACAAATAGCAATGAAGAACAGGATTATat CCTGGTAGAGGAGCGTAAATGCACCTCATTGCCTAGCTCTCCTGCCAAGCGAGTGTCACCCACCAAAAAGAAACAGTTCTATATCAACCAAGCCATCCGCAACTCTGACCTCACACCCAGGGCCAAAGGCAAGAAGAGCCTCCGCCGACAGGAGAACA CACGCTACCTTGCTAATCTCCTTGAGAAAGATGAGTGCTCCAAAGACGATCTGGAGGTTTGCAGCAACCCAGCCATCCCATCCATCTTCTATGAAGTCTGCACCAATGGAAACTATGTAGAG ccGTGGAACGACTTCATGAATTGCTCTGGTGAGGAGCAGGAGAGGCTGCTCTCTCTGTTGGAGCTGGAGGAGGCcaagaagaaaaacaccaacCAGCTCCTCAAAGACCAGAGGAATG TAAATCCTGCCTTCACTGCTCAGGACTGCTTCCAGAGAATTGATCGCAGGTTGCGAGCAACTCTGAGGCGGAAACAAATCCCCATG GGAACGCTGGAAGTTCTGGAGGAAAACCTTCTGAGCTTCTTCAACGCTCAACCTCACTCAGTTTACACAATCAACCTCAGCAGCAG CtttgagaggctgctgcttCACGCCATCTGCCAGTATATGGACCTCGTCTCTGCAA GCAGCGACTACAATGGCTTACGTCAGACTGAAGTGGTGAACAAGCAAGAAGAGTTCCTGCCTCCTGGACTCCTGCTGTCTGCCTACCTGGAGCAGATGAGTTGA
- the LOC101466807 gene encoding uncharacterized protein LOC101466807 has translation MGKENNTVIVKLEPGFPLNIEAKKQFPRMSTVKSKKRIKKITSDSRSTTDKDGTTCEISGNIMRLCVNLMPVLTLAKETEQEEEDEKEESNTSMSRQETETSSRDPSVSKLVEQKQNAIDLQSGLTSERTTKARLSLTSPFLPPPISEPKPFDQSSGCLTPLPAITVHQQATTSSAKLGAEGFGGSGAVTAQASDIRPWIDNPLFSKSRLAEVQLPDITLSSLNALLQTVTYRLRKKRRGAEEGLWRQDRTDQLLVAFTDQSSVGQQDGKRGSVRAGKDRSPGACRVNRQMSLPPLHPAPKAPLIFLRMVQPNHLTAQTPQ, from the exons ATGGGGAAAGAGAACAACACAGTGATAGTAAAACTAGAACCAGGTTTCCCACTAAATATAGAAGCAAAGAAGCAATTTCCCAGGATGAGCACAGTGAAGTCAAAGAAGAGGATAAAGAAGATCACATCGGACAGCAGGTCCACCACAGATAAGGATGGGACTACATGTGAGATATCAGGGAACATAATGAGGCTTTGTGTCAACTTAATGCCGGTTTTAACCTTGGCTAAGGAGActgagcaggaggaggaagacgagAAAGAAGAAAGCAACACCTCCATGAGTCGACAGGAAACAGAAACCAGCAGCAGAGACCCATCTGTCAGCAAACTAGTGGAACAGAAACAAAACGCAATTGACCTCCAGTCAGGATTAACCTCAGAGAGAACAACCAAAGCAAGACTCTCACTGACTTCTCCATTTCTGCCGCCGCCTATAAGCGAACCAAAACCATTTGATCAGAGCTCAGGCTGTCTCACTCCTCTGCCTGCCATCACTGTGCATCAACAAGCAACAACCAGCTCTGCAAAGCTTGGAGCAGAAGGCTTTGGAGGCAGTGGAGCAGTTACAGCGCAGGCTTCAGACATCAGGCCCTGGATAGACAATCCCCTGTTCTCCAAGAGT AGATTGGCTGAGGTTCAGCTTCCTGACATCACCTTGTCCAGCCTGAATGCACTGCTGCAAACTGTCACATACAgactgaggaagaagaggagaggggcCGAGGAAGGACTATGGAGACAAGACCGGACTGATCAGCTCCTCGTGGCCTTTACAGATCAGAGCAGTGTCGGGCAGCAGGATGGGAAGCGGGGCAGCGT ACGAGCTGGAAAAGACAGATCACCTGGTGCCTGCAGGGTAAACAGACAGATGAGCCTTCCTCCACTTCATCCTGCACCCAAAGCGCCTCTCATCTTCCTCAGGATGGTGCAGCCAAACCACCTGACTGCTCAGACGCCGCAGTGA